From one Pararge aegeria chromosome 21, ilParAegt1.1, whole genome shotgun sequence genomic stretch:
- the LOC120633040 gene encoding RNA-binding protein spenito — MIGLPRSDRDRDRITVKIRNMKRSSSRDSMPRSKRTRSSIGRYDDSSDERITPDRVRRRVRSPSPRGRYVSPHREDYVRSREVREESVRPYYKVLCVSALHPKASDEIIKDTLYREYKKFGDFSIKISHELDERVAYVCFRSVEDARDAKHAKPRIILYDKVAIVDPVYEPVRSEYRSRPRSLTPPDYERPYSYAWSPVPERRRPPPDERAYGMPPAVPPHHREFRPPMHDYPMAGPHGPPMHHRPPMHHPPHPHYMPRPYMPRPHHPPFEKMENKKDKFPNYLHHVQPEDDPLATRTLFAGNLEINISDEELRRIFGRYGIVEDIDIKRPPPGTGNAFAFVRYQTLDMAHRAKVELSGQYIGKFQCKIGYGKATPTTRVWVGGLGPWTSVAQLEREFDRFGAIKKIEYAKGEPHAYILYDSIDAAQAAVKEMRGFPLGGPDRRLRIDFADVGPGGPFRPKTFAPPVGEEGRSTEAYEGYEGTWEEGYGYSGGYRGRGGNRGRGRGMYRGVYHGTGDYRDEEWRRPPEAEYEGQIRRSGSREPGVDRSRSRSPRRRSPDSDSDGSPRRGGGMLVSARTLPEVVRKATTIWNGALILKNSLFPTKFHLTDGDSEIIDSLMKDEEGKNQLRITQRLRLDQPKLDDVQKRIATSSSHAIFLGVAGSTASITNEDSSIQTRPMRNLVSYLKQKEAAGVISLLNKETEATGVLYSFPPCEFSTELLKRTCHNLTEESLKEDHLVIVVVRGGSA, encoded by the coding sequence ATGATTGGATTACCGCGTAGCGATAGAGATAGAGATCGTATAACGGTGAAAATTCGTAACATGAAGAGGAGCTCATCCAGGGACAGTATGCCGCGATCGAAAAGGACGCGTAGTAGTATTGGACGGTATGACGATAGTTCCGATGAACGCATTACACCGGATAGGGTGCGCCGGCGGGTGCGGTCGCCCAGCCCTCGCGGTCGATATGTATCGCCTCACCGCGAAGACTATGTGCGTTCCCGAGAGGTAAGAGAAGAGTCCGTGCGTCCTTATTATAAGGTGCTGTGTGTCAGTGCCCTCCACCCTAAGGCGTCCGACGAAATCATCAAAGATACCTTGTACCGCGAATATAAAAAGTTCGGCGATTTCAGCATCAAGATTTCTCACGAGTTGGACGAACGCGTAGCGTATGTATGTTTTCGTAGTGTTGAAGATGCGAGGGATGCAAAACACGCCAAACCCAGGATTATTTTATATGACAAAGTGGCCATTGTAGATCCCGTGTATGAACCGGTGAGATCGGAGTATAGGAGCAGGCCAAGGAGTTTAACCCCACCCGATTATGAGCGCCCGTACTCTTACGCATGGTCCCCGGTTCCCGAAAGACGCCGACCACCACCCGATGAGAGAGCTTATGGAATGCCCCCAGCAGTACCACCACACCATCGCGAATTTCGTCCTCCAATGCACGACTATCCAATGGCTGGACCCCATGGGCCTCCGATGCATCACCGCCCGCCCATGCATCATCCCCCACATCCTCACTACATGCCCCGGCCGTACATGCCGCGTCCGCATCATCCACCTTTTGAGAAAATGgagaataaaaaagataaattccCCAACTATTTGCATCATGTCCAGCCTGAAGATGATCCTTTGGCTACACGAACATTGTTTGCAGggaatttagaaataaatatatccgATGAGGAATTACGCAGAATCTTTGGGCGGTATGGAATTGTTGaagatatagatattaaaagaCCACCTCCAGGTACTGGAAATGCCTTTGCATTTGTCCGTTATCAAACTTTAGACATGGCACATCGTGCTAAAGTTGAGCTTTCCGGACAATATATTGGGAAATTCCAGTGTAAAATAGGATATGGGAAAGCTACCCCAACAACTCGTGTATGGGTAGGAGGACTAGGGCCCTGGACATCAGTTGCACAACTTGAAAGGGAGTTTGATAGGTTTGGtgccataaaaaaaattgaatatgcTAAAGGTGAACCAcatgcatatattttatatgattcAATAGATGCAGCTCAAGCTGCAGTTAAAGAAATGCGAGGATTCCCCTTGGGAGGACCTGATAGACGTCTGCGCATTGATTTTGCTGATGTTGGACCTGGGGGTCCATTCAGGCCTAAAACATTTGCACCACCTGTAGGAGAAGAGGGACGATCCACAGAGGCATATGAAGGCTATGAAGGTACTTGGGAAGAAGGTTATGGATATAGTGGTGGATACAGAGGCAGGGGAGGGAACAGAGGTCGCGGTCGTGGAATGTACCGTGGCGTGTATCACGGCACTGGTGATTATCGTGATGAAGAGTGGAGGAGGCCACCAGAAGCAGAATACGAGGGACAAATTCGCCGATCGGGATCACGCGAACCAGGTGTCGATAGGTCTCGATCCCGATCTCCACGTCGCCGATCGCCTGACAGCGATTCCGATGGTTCCCCCCGCCGCGGCGGTGGAATGCTCGTTTCTGCTAGAACATTACCTGAAGTGGTTCGCAAAGCCACCACTATATGGAATGGTGCATTAATCTTGAAAAATTCACTGTTCCCAACTAAATTCCATCTTACAGATGGCGACTCTGAGATTATTGACAGTTTAATGAAAGATGAGGAAGGCAAAAATCAACTAAGAATCACTCAGAGACTTCGCTTGGATCAGCCTAAACTAGATGATGTACAAAAGCGCATAGCAACATCCAGTTCGCATGCTATCTTCTTAGGTGTGGCAGGATCTACTGCATCAATTACAAATGAGGATAGCAGTATTCAGACAAGACCTATGAGAAATTTAGTGTCCTATTTAAAGCAGAAGGAGGCTGCTGGAGTGATATCTCTACTGAACAAAGAGACTGAGGCCACTGGTGTACTGTATTCTTTCCCACCCTGTGAATTTTCGACTGAGCTACTGAAGAGGACTTGTCACAACCTCACTGAAGAGAGTCTTAAGGAGGATCATTTGGTCATAGTAGTAGTGCGAGGAGGGTCCGCCTAA